Proteins encoded within one genomic window of Phaeodactylum tricornutum CCAP 1055/1 chromosome 27, whole genome shotgun sequence:
- a CDS encoding predicted protein, with translation MPTCTEDPSKEPEPIKLSALSNVSAGRQVPLVELSLQNVTYAPLTTKASSNGKTSGRKRTTVLQNITTTISPYKLTAWMGPSGSGKTSLISIAADLTKSGDLVEGSIITVNGEEGKIPKRIVGVVWQDDLLLTNLTVEENIYYSARLKTPESCSDEQVSAVVLETMIELGLTDIRNSVVGSPLGVVRGVSGGERKRVSVASELVVRPSLLLLDEPTSGLDATTAQALIGTLKVLSNMGHSIAVVIHQPRTTIYNMFDHLLLLSQGSTVFNGNPSKAREYLESCPIVGELPPETGLADWIMDVIKEDEQRREAAMLASHWAEYINKESVHSMISDSLRKTLSRSMSSLHELHAVPKFNNSFRTQLKLLTSRTMKQQRGERLTMTAVILQLLYLFFSAVLWWRLPNNTARTFERNSLLFFMIIAQANGIVISAVTVFQRERALLKRERAKKMYGVSSYFLGKTASDMTNNVLLPVLYGLVVYWTAGFRPTFEAYLKFFVAFYLTLSTAQSMGLWMSIAIPNMQVALVLAPPITLFFMIMGGFYIPLQNMNRGIAWASWISFARYGYSALIINEYAGRDIPCLDDGEASIAIGTGVCPLPGEEVIASLGITGVAESYWFNIGMTVGLQVMFRVAAYIFLRRAE, from the exons ATGCCTACCTGTACTGAAGATCCTTCGAAAGAGCCCGAGCCGATAAAGCTGTCTGCATTGTCAAACGTGTCTGCAGGCCGCCAGGTTCCGCTCGTCGAGCTGTCCCTCCAAAATGTTACGTACGCCCCCCTCACCACCAAAGCGTCTAGTAATGGTAAAACGTCCGGTAGGAAGCGGACCACCGTCCTCCAAAACATTACTACAACTATTTCTCCGTACAAACTTACGGCTTGGATGGGACCGTCGGGATCCGGGAAAACGAGTCTCATTTCGATCGCCGCTGATCTGACTAAATCCGGCGATCTCGTAGAAGGAAGCATCATAACAGTGAACGGAGAAGAAGGAAAAATACCCAAGCggattgttggtgtcgtATGGCAGGATGACCTTCTACTGACAAATCTAACAGTGGAGGAGAATATTTATTACTCTGCGCGACTAAAGACACCTGAATCTTGTTCTGACGAACAAGTGAGTGCCGTCGTATTGGAGACCATGATAGAGCTCGGTTTGACGGACATCCGAAATAGCGTAGTGGGAAGTCCACTAGGCGTAGTGCGTGGCGTTAGTGGAGGTGAACGCAAACGTGTTTCCGTAGCGTCAGAACTTGTGGTAAGGCCATCCTTGTTATTGTTGGACGAACCCACATCCGGATTGGATGCAACAACGGCCCAAGCATTGATAGGAACCCTCAAGGTTCTGTCCAATATGGGCCACTCAATTGCAGTCGTGATTCATCAACCCAGAACTACTATTTACAACATGTTCGACCACTTGTTGTTGCTTAGCCAAGGGTCAACCGTTTTCAACGGCAATCCTTCGAAAGCACGAGAATACTTGGAATCTTGCCCCATTGTTGGTGAATTACCACCAGAGACAGGCTTGGCCGATTGGATAATGGACGTGATAAAAGAGGACGAGCAACGGCGAGAAGCTGCAATGCTTGCGAGTCACTGGGCAGAATATATAAACAAGGAGAGCGTTCATAGTATGATCTCGGACAGCCTTCGTAAGACCCTGAGTCGCAGTATGAGCAGTCTGCACGAGCTTCATGCCGTTCCAAAGTTCAACAACAGCTTCCGCACACAGCTTAAGCTCTTGACATCTCGCACCATGAAACAGCAACGCGGCGAACGATTGACAATGACTGCTGTGATTTTACAACTTCTGTATTTGTTCTTTTCAGCTGTATTGTG GTGGCGCTTGCCTAATAATACAGCACGGACGTTTGAGCGCAACTCCTTACTATTCTTCATGATTATTGCGCAAGCAAATGGAATTGTTATTTCAGCAGTGACAGTCTTCCAGCGAGAACGAGCTCTGCTGAAACGAGAACGCGCGAAGAAAATGTATGGCGTGTCAAGCTATTTTTTGGGAAAGACAGCTTCCGATATGACCAACAATGTTTTGCTTCCTGTTCTTTATGGACTTGTGGTATATTGGACCGCCGGATTTCGACCTACGTTTGAGGCATATCTCAAAttctttgttgctttctATTTGACCTTGTCAACTGCTCAAAGTATGGGGTTATGGATGAGCATAGCAATTCCCAATATGCAAGTTGCGCTTGTTTTGGCACCTCCAATTACGCTCTTTTTCATGATAATG GGCGGTTTCTATATCCCACTGCAAAACATGAACCGTGGAATAGCATGGGCTAGCTGGATATCTTTTGCACGGTATGGCTATAGTGCCTTGATCATTAATGAATACGCGGGTCGAGACATCCCATGCTTGGATGATGGTGAAGCTTCTATTGCAATTGGTACAGGGGTGTGTCCGCTACCTGGTGAAGAAGTCATAGCGAGTTTAGGAATCACTGGTGTTGCTGAAAGCTATTGGTTCAACATTGGTATGACCGTTGGTTTGCAGGTGATGTTCCGCGTTGCTGCATATATTTTTCTCAGGCGCGCAGAATAG
- the CSN7 gene encoding COP9 SigNalosome subunit 7 (homolog to fungal subunit), whose product MESSMLLDTEVPLQPLLQAAEASRGSNISTIRSLVMRAISDKEIFCGFDQIILIVGKSLSESIEGEKMLQTLHLFSNGTYDDYEKHRERYVNLTEAQVFKLRQLTAMSVVEDACCNRQSAVSYLSLRQNLQLADNTAVEDVLVSCINARVLAGELCQRSASLFLNENGPAVSPRDVTLTSVDAMIERLRTWKDVLAHSQVVSTQIQAAAASQLSVHNNWNSLLQSPLQHHAVERNTAERGWDLSDVRRYGDGSIGTKGDPMEISRPDGAGRRQKRGRGSLQGNAAETSEFGSFEW is encoded by the coding sequence ATGGAAAGCTCAATGCTATTGGATACCGAGGTGCCGCTTCAGCCGTTGTTGCAAGCAGCTGAAGCATCCAGAGGTTCTAACATTTCGACAATTCGATCTCTTGTCATGAGGGCGATATCCGACAAGGAGATATTTTGTGGCTTTGATCAGATAATACTTATTGTCGGAAAATCTCTTAGCGAATCCATCGAAGGGGAGAAGATGCTTCAAACTCTGCATCTGTTTTCCAATGGAACGTACGACGATTACGAGAAGCATCGTGAGCGGTATGTGAACCTCACTGAGGCTCAAGTATTCAAACTTCGACAGTTGACTGCAATGTCGGTGGTTGAAGACGCTTGCTGCAATAGACAGTCGGCTGTTTCATACTTATCTTTGCGACAAAATCTTCAACTCGCGGACAATACCGCGGTTGAGGATGTCTTGGTTTCCTGTATTAACGCGAGGGTGTTGGCTGGAGAGCTTTGCCAGCGAAGCGCGAGCCTCTTTTTGAATGAAAATGGGCCAGCAGTGTCTCCACGGGATGTAACTCTGACGAGCGTAGATGCTATGATAGAGAGGCTTCGTACCTGGAAGGATGTACTCGCTCATTCACAAGTGGTTTCGACTCAAATTCAAGCCGCAGCTGCTAGTCAATTAAGTGTACACAACAATTGGAATTCGCTGCTCCAATCTCCTCTTCAACATCACGCAGTCGAACGAAACACAGCTGAAAGAGGTTGGGACTTGTCGGATGTCAGAAGGTATGGCGATGGATCTATTGGGACGAAAGGAGACCCAATGGAGATTTCTCGTCCTGATGGCGCTGgtcgacgacaaaaacgaGGTCGGGGGTCATTGCAGGGAAACGCGGCAGAAACGAGTGAATTTGGAAGTTTTGAATGGTAG
- a CDS encoding predicted protein: protein MKCNDDLDKAPSTMLDCESDLTHHYDHPCLSSWEAQTTTSRGIVLLRIDSLKNDAPGFAAALVPMLQHGVTDLLRLRASKPRQMTLDQAPVTLFLKTILWIHLNCTTIDPTLGKEIARHGSHVQLVKLIRQDPSVLVLDEAEQDSIMELQEVSCRIAALGVFPEPWNPFTIEDLRHRLPLVFHAKPILSDFIGVKAGESVHVSVTNESRELAPQTVLIHQITDRQSAQEDVGFVTWPSAVTLSRWLVANPDILRGKSILEIGAGCGLTGLVAARIVVHEGLKQVEDPVQSSALREQLLPQGVLTLTDFNTRVLANLERNVELNGVSSVCKVHGLDFYQQSGQSHSWTDTRGNEQSQVDIILAADVICQPSDAIATANTIHDALCPHGQAFVVCADATHRFGVDSFQSECTRVGLTVSIVKIIMSNSDPDHTAANDYQATAGYVEGMKMTMFHVRKSLQ from the exons ATGAAATGTAATGATGAT CTCGACAAAGCACCTTCTACCatgcttgactgtgaatccgaTTTGACACATCATTACGATCATCCATGCCTATCATCGTGGGAAGCACAAACGACAACTTCTCGCGGAATCGTCCTCTTGCGGATTGACTCATTAAAAAACGATGCACCAGGATTCGCAGCTGCATTAGTCCCTATGCTACAACATGGGGTCACAGACTTGCTCCGTCTTCGGGCGTCAAAACCAAGACAAATGACCTTAGACCAAGCACCTGTCACActctttttgaaaacaatcctttGGATTCATCTTAATTGTACGACGATAGACCCGACACTGGGCAAGGAAATTGCAAGACACGGATCGCACGTTCAGCTCGTCAAGCTCATTCGGCAGGATCCGTCTGTGCTGGtcctggacgaagccgagCAAGATTCCATAATGGAGCTGCAAGAGGTTTCTTGCCGGATTGCGGCACTGGGCGTTTTCCCCGAACCTTGGAATCCTTTCACGATTGAGGACTTGCGGCACCGTCTACCGCTTGTCTTCCACGCCAAGCCAATCCTTAGCGACTTCATTGGTGTAAAAGCAGGGGAAAGTGTCCATGTCAGCGTGACAAACGAGTCAAGGGAGTTGGCACCACAGACGGTCTTGATTCACCAGATCACAGATCGGCAATCGGCACAAGAAGACGTCGGATTTG TGACGTGGCCGTCAGCCGTCACATTGTCAAGGTGGCTAGTAGCAAATCCAGACATTTTACGGGGGAAATCAATATTGGAGATTGGCGCTGGCTGTGGTTTGACCGGCTTGGTTGCTGCACGAATCGTCGTACACGAGGGACTAAAGCAGGTCGAGGATCCTGTTCAGAGTTCCGCATTGCGTGAACAGTTATTGCCCCAAGGTGTACTCACTCTGACCGATTTCAACACTCGCGTTCTTGCCAACCTTGAGCGGAACGTAGAGCTCAATGGTGTGTCGTCTGTGTGCAAAGTCCATGGACTGGACTTTTACCAACAATCAGGTCAATCCCACTCCTGGACTGATACGAGGGGAAACGAACAATCGCAGGTAGATATTATTCTTGCAGCGGATGTTATATGTCAGCCAAGCGACGCTATTGCTACCGCCAATACAATTCACGACGCTCTTTGTCCTCATGGACAGGCATTTGTTGTATGCGCTGACGCCACTCATCGTTTCGGAGTCGATTCATTTCAATCGGAATGTACGCGTGTTGGTTTGACCGTTTCCATTGTGAAGATCATCATGAGCAATTCTGATCCAGATCATACAGCAGCGAATGACTATCAAGCAACAGCAGGGTATGTGGAGGGTATGAAAATGACCATGTTCCATGTGAGGAAGAGTCTGCAATGA